From one Geoalkalibacter halelectricus genomic stretch:
- the ispF gene encoding 2-C-methyl-D-erythritol 2,4-cyclodiphosphate synthase — protein sequence MNPFRIGQGYDVHRLTAERRLILGGVEIPYGLGLLGHSDADVLLHAICDAVLGALGEGDIGRHFPDTDPAYRGISSLKLLREVMALASARGYRIGNLDSTVVAQAPRLAPHIRAMVENIAAACAADIHRINIKATTTEGLGFEGRGEGISAQAVVLLEKISVSEELDV from the coding sequence GTGAACCCGTTTCGTATCGGCCAAGGTTACGATGTGCACCGCCTGACCGCGGAGCGCCGCCTGATTCTCGGCGGCGTCGAAATTCCCTACGGCCTCGGCCTGCTTGGTCATTCCGATGCCGATGTGCTGCTGCATGCCATCTGCGACGCGGTGCTCGGCGCCCTGGGCGAGGGCGACATCGGGCGGCATTTTCCCGACACCGATCCAGCCTACCGCGGCATTTCGAGCCTCAAGCTGCTGCGCGAGGTCATGGCCCTGGCCTCCGCCCGGGGGTATCGCATCGGCAACCTCGATTCCACGGTGGTGGCCCAGGCGCCGCGCCTGGCGCCCCATATTCGCGCCATGGTGGAAAATATCGCCGCGGCCTGCGCCGCCGACATCCACCGCATCAACATCAAGGCCACCACCACCGAGGGGCTCGGCTTCGAGGGGCGCGGCGAAGGCATCAGCGCCCAGGCGGTGGTGCTGCTGGAGAAAATTTCCGTATCCGAAGAACTCGATGTCTGA
- a CDS encoding glutamine--tRNA ligase/YqeY domain fusion protein — MSTPETTPPATNFIRNLIDADLAAGARSEVVTRFPPEPNGYLHIGHAKAICLNFGLAAAYGGRCHLRMDDTNPEKESIEYAEAIQDVVRWLGFDWGTHLYFASDYYEQLYLWAEELIRRERAYVDSLDAEQMRAHRGTLTEPGRESPDRDRPAAESLDLFRRMRAGEFPDGAYTLRARIDMASPNMNLRDPVIYRIQRHHHYRTGDAWCIYPMYDYAHPLSDAIEGITHSICTLEFEDHRPLYDWFLEQLADLLPARPRQVEFARLNLSYTLMSKRRLLELVREGLVAGWDDPRMPTLVGLRRRGFTPAAIRAFCERIGVGKSDSWIDMSVLEDCLREDLNQGAPRALAVLNPLKVVLTDYPEEREEFFDAANHPQQPEEGSRQVPFCREFYIERDDFMEEPPKKFFRLAPGREVRLRFGYIIRCEEVVKDPVTGEVVELRCTHDPATLGANPADGRKVKGTIHWVSARHGVPAEVRLYDRLFAVPTPGAGREGRDWRADLNPHSLTTLRALIEPGLAQAAVGTHVQFERLGYFFVDPHDSTPGRPVFNRAATLRDSWAKLEAGGS; from the coding sequence ATGAGCACTCCCGAGACCACACCGCCAGCGACCAATTTCATCCGCAACCTCATCGATGCCGACCTCGCCGCCGGGGCGCGCTCCGAAGTGGTGACCCGCTTTCCTCCCGAGCCCAACGGCTATCTGCACATCGGCCACGCCAAAGCCATCTGCCTTAATTTCGGGCTGGCCGCCGCCTATGGCGGGCGCTGCCATCTGCGTATGGACGACACTAACCCGGAAAAGGAAAGCATCGAATACGCCGAGGCGATTCAGGACGTGGTGCGGTGGCTGGGTTTTGACTGGGGCACCCACCTCTACTTTGCCTCGGATTACTACGAGCAACTCTACCTGTGGGCCGAGGAACTCATTCGCCGCGAACGCGCCTATGTCGACAGCCTCGATGCCGAGCAGATGCGCGCCCATCGCGGCACCCTCACCGAGCCCGGACGCGAAAGCCCCGACCGCGATCGCCCCGCCGCCGAAAGCCTCGATCTGTTTCGGCGCATGCGCGCCGGCGAATTTCCCGACGGCGCCTACACCCTGCGCGCGCGCATCGACATGGCTTCACCCAACATGAACCTGCGCGATCCGGTCATCTACCGCATCCAGCGTCATCATCACTACCGCACGGGGGATGCCTGGTGCATCTACCCCATGTATGACTACGCCCATCCCTTGAGCGACGCCATCGAGGGCATCACGCACTCCATCTGCACCCTGGAATTCGAGGATCATCGCCCCCTTTACGACTGGTTTCTCGAACAACTGGCCGACCTGCTGCCGGCGCGGCCGCGTCAGGTCGAATTCGCCCGCCTCAACCTCAGCTATACCCTGATGAGCAAGCGCCGCCTGCTCGAACTGGTACGCGAAGGCCTGGTGGCGGGCTGGGACGACCCGCGCATGCCGACCCTGGTGGGGTTGCGCCGGCGCGGCTTCACTCCGGCGGCCATTCGCGCCTTCTGCGAGCGCATCGGGGTGGGCAAGAGCGACAGTTGGATTGACATGAGCGTGCTCGAGGATTGCCTGCGCGAGGATCTCAACCAGGGCGCGCCGCGCGCCCTGGCGGTGCTCAACCCCCTCAAGGTGGTGCTCACCGATTACCCGGAGGAGCGCGAGGAATTTTTCGACGCGGCCAACCATCCGCAACAGCCCGAGGAGGGCAGCCGCCAGGTGCCCTTCTGCCGCGAATTCTACATCGAGCGCGATGACTTCATGGAGGAGCCGCCCAAGAAGTTCTTCCGCCTGGCTCCGGGGCGCGAGGTGCGGTTGCGTTTCGGCTACATCATCCGCTGCGAGGAGGTAGTGAAGGATCCGGTCACGGGCGAGGTCGTCGAGTTGCGCTGCACCCACGACCCGGCCACCCTCGGGGCCAATCCCGCCGATGGGCGCAAGGTCAAGGGCACCATTCATTGGGTGTCGGCGCGTCACGGCGTGCCCGCCGAGGTGCGGCTCTATGACCGGCTGTTCGCCGTGCCCACTCCCGGCGCCGGGCGCGAGGGCCGCGATTGGCGCGCGGATCTCAATCCGCACAGCCTCACCACCCTCAGGGCGCTCATCGAGCCGGGGCTGGCCCAGGCCGCCGTGGGCACCCACGTTCAGTTCGAGCGCCTCGGCTATTTCTTTGTCGATCCCCACGACAGCACCCCCGGCCGTCCGGTTTTCAACCGCGCCGCGACCCTGCGTGATTCCTGGGCCAAGCTGGAGGCCGGTGGGTCATGA
- a CDS encoding CheR family methyltransferase: MNPHPGTSKPLRVWVAETPGGLCADLVPLLGEAGCTVQCVATDDAPLPAVRVGDCDVLVLGIELPGPQALERLRRFESGRLSRQVPVIVVANRAELEYELPDAFDFLTLPVDARRLLAGVRRAASVARIEEQRLPPLEALDLILFQNYLVQHSGLHFDQRNLRILQHGLTRRMRALGLSSYRAYFDYLESFGEARQELKKLLGLLTVGETYFFRYLAHFEALRHQVLPELIARNRARRTLRLWSAGCSTGEEPYSLGILLRAHFPELREWDVRILATDINHQALNKARRGVYGSRSLRVTDPALISTWFEQRGSEYLLDESIRALVDFRYLNLQTGSYPDPGAGIADFDIIFCRNVLIYFRQATSRKVVEGLARSLAPGGSLFLGHAETLINLSRQFERASHERSFFYRLPAAPPTLEAPPRPPEPPVAPQTLPEVARARTTEADAPPAPARDAEQLYAEGQEAFNREDFAGARACFEKILAVDEQHPGAWVGSGFVHANRGAIEQARTCCEHALAADDLHAPAYFLKGLLLELEGHWLEAREEYRKALLIDMDFIMPRFHLGGIHERLGQGADARRELRNSVRLLERLPNEALVPLSGGLTREVFLEVCRDQLNQLPSS, translated from the coding sequence ATGAATCCGCACCCCGGCACCAGCAAACCCCTGCGGGTGTGGGTTGCCGAAACGCCCGGCGGGCTGTGCGCCGATCTCGTCCCGCTGCTCGGCGAGGCGGGCTGCACGGTGCAGTGCGTCGCGACGGACGATGCGCCCCTGCCGGCGGTGCGCGTCGGCGACTGCGATGTGCTGGTTCTGGGCATCGAATTGCCCGGCCCCCAGGCCCTGGAGCGTCTGCGCCGTTTCGAAAGCGGTCGCCTCAGCCGCCAGGTGCCGGTCATCGTCGTCGCCAATCGCGCCGAGCTCGAGTACGAACTGCCCGACGCCTTTGATTTTCTGACCCTGCCCGTTGATGCGCGGCGCCTGCTCGCCGGGGTGCGCCGCGCCGCGAGCGTCGCGCGCATCGAGGAACAGCGCCTGCCGCCCCTTGAGGCTCTCGACCTGATCCTGTTTCAAAATTATCTCGTGCAGCACAGCGGCCTGCATTTCGATCAGCGCAACCTGCGCATCCTGCAGCACGGGCTGACCCGCCGCATGCGCGCCCTGGGCCTGTCATCCTACCGTGCCTATTTCGACTATCTCGAATCCTTCGGCGAAGCGCGTCAGGAGCTGAAGAAACTGCTCGGCCTGCTCACCGTGGGCGAGACCTATTTTTTTCGCTATCTCGCCCATTTCGAGGCCCTGCGCCACCAGGTGCTGCCGGAACTCATCGCCCGCAATCGCGCGCGGCGCACCCTGCGGTTGTGGTCGGCGGGCTGCTCCACGGGCGAGGAACCCTATTCCCTGGGCATCCTGCTGCGCGCGCATTTCCCCGAATTGCGTGAATGGGATGTGCGCATCCTGGCCACCGACATCAATCACCAGGCCCTCAACAAGGCACGACGCGGGGTTTACGGTTCCAGATCCCTGCGGGTCACCGATCCGGCGCTGATCAGCACCTGGTTTGAGCAGCGCGGCAGCGAATACCTCCTCGATGAAAGCATCCGCGCCCTGGTCGATTTTCGCTATCTCAACCTGCAAACCGGCAGCTATCCGGACCCGGGCGCGGGAATCGCCGACTTTGACATCATCTTTTGCCGCAACGTGTTGATCTACTTCCGCCAGGCCACCAGCCGCAAGGTGGTCGAGGGGCTGGCGCGCTCCCTGGCCCCCGGCGGCAGCCTGTTTCTCGGGCATGCCGAGACTCTCATCAATCTTTCCCGGCAATTCGAGCGGGCGAGCCATGAGCGCAGCTTTTTCTACCGTCTGCCCGCCGCGCCGCCCACCCTGGAGGCGCCGCCCCGCCCCCCCGAGCCGCCTGTGGCTCCACAAACGCTGCCCGAAGTTGCGCGGGCGCGAACGACGGAGGCGGACGCACCGCCCGCACCTGCCCGCGACGCCGAGCAGCTCTACGCCGAGGGCCAGGAAGCCTTCAACCGCGAAGATTTCGCCGGCGCCCGGGCGTGCTTCGAAAAAATTCTCGCCGTCGATGAACAGCATCCCGGCGCCTGGGTCGGCAGCGGCTTTGTCCATGCCAATCGCGGCGCCATCGAGCAGGCGCGCACCTGCTGCGAACACGCCCTGGCCGCGGATGATCTCCATGCTCCCGCTTATTTCCTCAAGGGACTGCTGCTGGAACTCGAAGGCCATTGGCTGGAGGCGCGTGAGGAATACCGCAAGGCGTTGCTCATCGACATGGATTTCATCATGCCGCGTTTTCATCTGGGCGGAATCCATGAGCGGCTGGGGCAGGGGGCCGATGCCCGCCGCGAGCTGCGCAACAGCGTGCGTCTGCTCGAACGGTTGCCCAACGAGGCCCTGGTGCCCCTGTCGGGGGGCTTGACCCGCGAGGTTTTTCTCGAAGTCTGCCGCGATCAGCTCAACCAGTTGCCCTCTTCCTGA
- the ispD gene encoding 2-C-methyl-D-erythritol 4-phosphate cytidylyltransferase, whose product MTATVLIPAAGMGRRMGADINKQYLQLAGRPILAHTLSLFDQSPHVSRIIVVSPADEIAYCRREVVARFGLRKVEAVIAGGAERQDSVRNGLRHLGEREPGVVLIHDGVRPFFPARLIPRVIAAAAEQGGCVVGVPVKDTVKEVEDGRIRATPERGRLWLAQTPQAFSCALVRDAHEQALADGFRGTDDASLVERLGHRPAMLEGSYRNIKITTPEDLLVAEAFLTRPEEP is encoded by the coding sequence ATGACCGCCACCGTGCTGATCCCCGCCGCCGGCATGGGCCGGCGTATGGGCGCCGACATCAACAAGCAGTACCTGCAACTGGCGGGGCGCCCGATATTGGCGCACACCCTCTCGCTGTTCGATCAATCCCCCCATGTGAGCCGCATCATTGTTGTTTCCCCGGCCGACGAAATCGCGTATTGTCGTCGCGAGGTGGTGGCGCGTTTCGGCCTGCGCAAGGTCGAGGCGGTCATCGCCGGAGGCGCCGAGCGCCAGGATTCGGTGCGCAACGGCCTGCGTCATCTCGGCGAACGGGAGCCGGGTGTGGTCCTGATCCATGACGGCGTGCGCCCGTTTTTCCCGGCGCGGCTGATCCCACGGGTCATCGCCGCGGCCGCGGAGCAGGGCGGCTGCGTGGTGGGCGTGCCGGTCAAGGATACCGTCAAGGAAGTTGAGGATGGCCGCATCCGCGCTACCCCCGAGCGCGGGCGGCTGTGGCTGGCCCAGACCCCGCAGGCGTTTTCCTGCGCCCTGGTGCGGGATGCCCATGAGCAGGCGCTGGCCGACGGATTTCGCGGCACCGATGATGCCTCTCTGGTGGAGCGCCTGGGTCATCGCCCGGCCATGCTCGAGGGCAGCTACCGCAACATCAAGATCACCACGCCGGAAGACCTGCTGGTGGCCGAAGCCTTTTTGACCCGACCGGAGGAGCCGTGA
- a CDS encoding CarD family transcriptional regulator has product MFKIGDMAVYPTQGVGVIESIEAREFQGQKLEFYILRIVDSDMTIMVPVNNCHSVGLRCLVDRDTVDSIYGLLESAAPGGPVASWSRRQREYHDKIKSGDLFEVAAVLRDLYQIRCDKELSYGEKKVLEQAQKLLIKEIAFAQGAEEDTVIQRIEKIFH; this is encoded by the coding sequence ATGTTCAAGATCGGTGATATGGCGGTTTACCCGACCCAGGGGGTCGGAGTGATTGAGTCCATCGAGGCGAGGGAATTTCAGGGTCAGAAGCTCGAATTCTACATCTTGCGTATCGTCGACAGCGACATGACCATCATGGTTCCGGTGAATAATTGCCATTCCGTGGGCCTGCGCTGCCTGGTCGACCGCGATACCGTCGATTCCATCTACGGCCTGCTCGAAAGCGCCGCGCCCGGCGGGCCGGTGGCTTCCTGGAGCCGCCGCCAGCGCGAGTACCACGACAAGATCAAGTCCGGCGATCTGTTCGAAGTCGCCGCCGTGTTGCGTGACCTCTACCAGATTCGCTGCGACAAGGAATTGTCCTACGGCGAGAAAAAAGTGCTCGAGCAAGCGCAAAAGCTGCTCATCAAGGAGATCGCCTTTGCGCAGGGCGCCGAGGAGGACACGGTCATCCAGCGCATCGAGAAAATTTTCCACTGA
- a CDS encoding hybrid sensor histidine kinase/response regulator yields MDKKYFDIFTREVQEHLAHLRQGFLNFEEQGARPEQVHALLRCAHTLKGAARMLGFGDISRLAHSLEDSLKEVEEGARVCDGPLVDMLLLATDALEALATQAVGGAAAPFDLEAVIAGLRAGAAPAEARLAAAPPGGEDSGARAEDSIRVEVARLDRLVNLVGESALAVDHLRQGDLRLQELEGDLETFLGGLRREENYRRLSAILARMREVRRQLDKDLIAFHLSTDLLTQEAQGLRMVPLALLVDDLRRVVRDLAREQGKDIRFRVSGEDVALDRLLWESLRPALIHMLRNAVDHGIEGPRERRAAGKKAAGEVVLSAHYERGGVCISLADDGCGIDPAEVRRKAVAGGRIDAEEAASLSDQDALYLILRPGLSTRAELSDVSGRGIGMDVVRAAMEQAKGNLAIHSRIGLGTEIRLDLPLTLARLAGLVVRCEGERYVLPLQYVNGVVHIREEDVLVQGGRELVRIEGRTRPLVALRDLLGLAPRMLIDSRRIPAVVVRHHEQQAVWAVGEVLGMQEVTVKSLGPQLRALSGYAGAALLADGLPALILSVPELFTPRRLGAPAVRADLAAARARKKRGRVLVVDDSITTRTMEKNILETQGYQVEVAVSGEDALDILAARSFDLIVTDIEMPGIDGFELTRQVRTRDHQGDIPVIIVTSRATDEDKRRGIEVGAQAYIVKGSFDQGKLVDAVETLIG; encoded by the coding sequence ATGGACAAGAAGTATTTCGACATCTTCACCCGCGAGGTCCAGGAGCACCTGGCGCACCTGCGTCAGGGCTTTCTCAACTTCGAGGAGCAGGGCGCACGCCCCGAACAGGTGCATGCCTTGCTGCGCTGCGCCCATACCCTCAAGGGCGCGGCGCGCATGCTCGGGTTCGGCGACATTAGTCGCCTGGCGCACAGTCTCGAGGACAGCCTCAAGGAGGTGGAGGAGGGGGCGCGCGTCTGCGACGGACCCCTGGTCGACATGCTGCTGCTCGCCACCGACGCCCTTGAGGCCCTGGCAACCCAAGCGGTAGGCGGCGCCGCGGCCCCCTTCGATCTTGAGGCCGTCATCGCCGGTCTGCGCGCCGGCGCCGCGCCTGCCGAGGCCCGGCTTGCGGCCGCTCCACCCGGCGGCGAGGACTCCGGGGCGCGCGCCGAGGACAGCATTCGCGTCGAAGTGGCGCGCCTTGACCGGCTGGTCAATCTCGTCGGCGAAAGCGCCTTGGCCGTCGATCACCTGCGGCAGGGCGATCTGCGCCTTCAGGAACTTGAAGGTGATTTGGAAACCTTTCTCGGCGGACTGCGGCGCGAGGAGAACTATCGCCGACTCAGCGCGATTCTGGCCCGCATGCGCGAGGTGCGCCGACAGCTGGACAAGGATCTCATCGCCTTTCACCTGAGCACCGATTTGCTCACCCAGGAAGCCCAGGGTCTGCGCATGGTGCCCCTGGCCCTGCTGGTCGATGATCTGCGCCGGGTGGTGCGCGATCTGGCCCGCGAGCAGGGCAAGGACATCCGTTTTCGCGTCAGCGGCGAGGACGTGGCCCTGGATCGCCTGCTGTGGGAGAGCCTGCGACCGGCCCTGATCCACATGCTGCGCAACGCCGTCGATCACGGCATCGAAGGCCCGCGCGAACGGCGCGCAGCCGGCAAGAAGGCGGCCGGCGAGGTGGTCCTTAGCGCCCATTACGAGCGCGGCGGGGTGTGCATCAGCCTCGCCGACGACGGATGCGGCATCGACCCCGCCGAGGTGCGCCGCAAGGCCGTGGCCGGCGGCCGCATCGACGCCGAGGAAGCCGCTTCCTTAAGTGATCAGGACGCTCTCTACCTGATCCTGCGCCCGGGCCTTTCCACCCGCGCCGAGCTCTCCGACGTGTCCGGGCGCGGTATCGGCATGGACGTAGTGCGCGCCGCCATGGAGCAGGCCAAGGGCAACCTGGCCATCCACTCCCGGATCGGCCTGGGTACCGAAATTCGCCTGGACCTGCCCCTGACCCTGGCGCGCCTGGCCGGGCTGGTGGTGCGCTGCGAGGGCGAGCGCTACGTGCTGCCCCTGCAATACGTCAACGGCGTGGTCCATATCCGTGAGGAAGACGTTCTCGTTCAGGGCGGCCGCGAGCTGGTGCGCATCGAGGGCCGCACCCGCCCCCTGGTTGCCCTGCGCGATCTGCTGGGGCTGGCGCCGCGCATGCTCATTGACAGCCGCCGCATCCCGGCCGTGGTGGTGCGTCACCACGAGCAGCAGGCGGTCTGGGCGGTGGGGGAGGTGCTGGGCATGCAGGAGGTGACGGTCAAGAGCCTCGGGCCGCAACTGCGTGCCCTCTCCGGCTATGCCGGGGCCGCGCTGCTCGCCGACGGCCTTCCCGCGCTGATTCTCTCGGTGCCCGAACTCTTCACCCCGCGGCGCCTCGGCGCCCCGGCGGTGCGCGCCGATCTGGCCGCCGCCCGCGCGCGCAAAAAACGCGGCCGGGTGCTGGTGGTCGATGATTCCATCACCACCCGCACCATGGAAAAAAACATCCTCGAAACCCAAGGCTACCAGGTCGAGGTGGCCGTGTCCGGCGAAGACGCCCTGGACATTCTCGCCGCGCGCAGCTTCGATCTGATCGTCACCGATATCGAAATGCCCGGCATCGACGGCTTCGAGCTGACCCGCCAGGTGCGCACCCGCGACCACCAGGGCGATATCCCGGTGATCATCGTCACCTCGCGTGCCACCGACGAGGACAAACGCCGCGGCATCGAAGTAGGCGCCCAGGCCTACATCGTCAAGGGCAGCTTCGACCAGGGCAAACTGGTGGATGCGGTGGAGACGCTAATCGGCTGA
- a CDS encoding chemotaxis protein CheW produces MAETRQDMQDIRAALTVVREDYWRGLEQDEAAESRARHDVLVVRLGPDWFGLPCGGVREVLRVPPLVRVPGAAAHIAGIISVRGEILPVTDLRPVFKLAAAAPARSARLVVMAAGDLKSALLVDEVRELRAVEEAAIEAPGEAEGLRSPLVSGRVACAEGLLTLLDTAQVLALAEQSGQEG; encoded by the coding sequence ATGGCCGAAACAAGGCAAGACATGCAGGATATCCGCGCCGCCCTGACCGTCGTGCGTGAAGACTACTGGCGTGGCCTGGAGCAGGATGAGGCGGCCGAGAGCCGGGCGCGGCACGACGTGCTGGTGGTGCGTCTGGGCCCGGATTGGTTTGGCCTGCCCTGCGGCGGGGTGCGCGAAGTGTTGCGGGTTCCGCCCCTGGTGCGAGTGCCCGGTGCCGCCGCGCACATTGCCGGCATCATCAGCGTGCGCGGTGAAATTCTGCCGGTGACCGACTTGCGTCCCGTTTTCAAGCTGGCCGCCGCAGCGCCCGCGCGCAGCGCGCGGCTGGTGGTGATGGCCGCCGGCGATCTGAAGAGCGCGCTGCTGGTGGATGAGGTCCGTGAGTTGCGCGCCGTGGAAGAGGCGGCCATCGAGGCGCCGGGCGAGGCGGAGGGCCTCCGGAGCCCCCTGGTTTCTGGTCGGGTGGCCTGCGCCGAGGGTCTGCTGACCCTGCTCGATACGGCTCAGGTGCTCGCACTTGCGGAACAGTCGGGGCAAGAGGGTTGA
- a CDS encoding methyl-accepting chemotaxis protein, whose product MFSWIRKSISLKITFSLVVVLALLATLFTAIVVHQRGEVLREESLTKARTFALVGARAVEQILEEALANGRFTRAEIFDTDYQRITAGPLSRAPVAKFTTAYDAFLDKRLPAIIDSFIEEDAAVVFAIPVDRNGYLPTHNSRYAQPLIGDAARDLQANRTKQMFNDPVGLRAARYDGGDGKGVLHQVYERDTGEILWDISVPIFVRGDHWGAFRLGYSIEETQQLVTELRNHVSLLMLGLLLVASLTIFFVVRHLTQPLKALTLSAERIARGEAQEPIGIRSQDEIGSLAEAFNHMTQVILRNLQGEIDRSARLIHNVKEAVLQLSSASNEIMAITSQQSSGASQQAAAVHEATSTAEEFAATARQVAENAKRVEALAEEAVKAGNQGKTAVDDAGEGMDLLRIQVQQIAEAMLELGENSQKIGGIVDLIDEISDQTNLLALNAAIEAAGAGEAGRRFSIVANEVKRLADRTAEATRQINGLIEQIQKSTNATIVQTEEGTKKLDNANQRVGRIAQSLDQIIATIDETTTAARDIKVSTQHQFSASEQMTETISEVRDVAAQVATSAEETAHSIAELNDLAERLKQLVEEP is encoded by the coding sequence ATGTTCTCATGGATCAGGAAAAGCATTTCCCTCAAAATCACCTTTTCCCTGGTGGTGGTTCTGGCGCTGTTGGCCACCCTGTTCACCGCCATCGTCGTACATCAGCGCGGCGAGGTGCTCAGGGAAGAGAGCCTGACCAAGGCGCGCACCTTCGCGCTGGTCGGGGCCCGCGCCGTCGAGCAGATTCTGGAGGAGGCCCTGGCAAACGGGCGCTTCACCCGGGCGGAAATCTTCGACACCGATTATCAGCGCATCACCGCGGGGCCCCTGTCCCGTGCGCCGGTGGCCAAATTCACCACCGCTTACGATGCTTTTCTCGATAAACGCCTGCCCGCCATCATCGACTCGTTTATCGAAGAAGATGCGGCGGTGGTGTTTGCCATTCCCGTCGATCGCAACGGCTACCTGCCCACCCACAACAGTCGCTACGCTCAGCCCCTGATCGGCGATGCCGCGCGTGACCTGCAGGCCAACCGCACCAAGCAGATGTTCAACGACCCGGTCGGGCTGCGCGCCGCGCGCTATGACGGCGGCGACGGCAAGGGGGTGCTGCACCAGGTCTACGAGCGTGACACCGGCGAGATCCTCTGGGACATCAGTGTGCCGATCTTTGTCCGCGGCGATCACTGGGGAGCCTTTCGCTTGGGCTACTCCATCGAGGAAACCCAGCAACTGGTCACCGAATTGCGCAACCATGTCAGCCTGCTGATGCTGGGGCTGCTGCTGGTGGCCTCCCTGACCATCTTTTTCGTGGTGCGCCACCTGACCCAGCCTCTCAAGGCCCTGACCCTGAGCGCTGAACGTATCGCACGGGGGGAGGCCCAGGAGCCCATCGGCATACGCTCCCAGGACGAAATTGGCAGCCTGGCCGAAGCCTTCAACCACATGACCCAGGTCATCCTGCGCAATCTGCAGGGCGAAATCGACCGCAGCGCGCGCCTGATTCACAATGTCAAGGAGGCTGTTTTGCAGCTCTCCTCGGCCTCCAACGAAATCATGGCCATCACCTCCCAGCAGTCCTCGGGCGCCAGCCAGCAGGCCGCCGCCGTGCACGAGGCGACCTCCACCGCCGAGGAGTTCGCCGCCACCGCCCGCCAGGTGGCGGAAAACGCCAAGCGCGTCGAAGCCCTGGCCGAGGAAGCGGTCAAGGCCGGCAACCAGGGCAAGACGGCGGTGGACGACGCCGGCGAAGGCATGGATCTGCTGCGTATTCAGGTGCAGCAGATCGCCGAGGCGATGCTCGAACTCGGCGAGAATTCGCAGAAAATCGGCGGGATCGTGGACTTGATCGACGAAATCAGCGATCAGACCAACCTGCTGGCCCTCAACGCCGCCATCGAGGCCGCCGGGGCCGGCGAGGCCGGGCGGCGCTTCTCCATCGTCGCCAATGAGGTCAAGCGCCTTGCCGACCGCACCGCCGAGGCCACGCGCCAGATCAACGGGCTCATCGAGCAGATCCAGAAATCCACCAACGCCACCATCGTGCAGACCGAGGAAGGCACCAAGAAGCTCGACAACGCCAATCAGCGGGTGGGGCGCATCGCGCAGTCCCTCGACCAGATCATCGCCACCATCGACGAAACCACCACCGCGGCGCGCGACATCAAGGTCTCCACCCAGCACCAGTTCTCCGCCAGCGAGCAGATGACCGAAACCATCAGCGAAGTGCGCGACGTCGCCGCCCAGGTGGCCACCAGCGCCGAGGAAACCGCGCACTCCATCGCCGAGCTCAACGATCTGGCCGAGCGCCTCAAGCAGCTGGTCGAGGAGCCCTGA